A window of the Pungitius pungitius chromosome 3, fPunPun2.1, whole genome shotgun sequence genome harbors these coding sequences:
- the LOC119217796 gene encoding flotillin-2, with the protein MGSCLTVGPNEALVVSGGCCGSDTKTYAVGGWAWAWCLISDTQRMTLEIMTLQPRCEDVETAEGVAITVTGVAQVKVMTEHDLLAVACEQFLGKSVMEIKAVVLQTLEGHLRSILGTLTVEQIYQDRDQFAKLVREVAAPDVGRMGIEILSFTIKDVYDKLDYLSSLGKTQTAAVQRDADIGVAEAERDAGIREAECKKEMMYVKFQADTKMADSKRELELQKASFNQEVNTKKAEAQLAYELQAAKEQQKIRLEEIEIQVVQRKKEITIGDREVDRTDKELIATVKRPAEAEAYKMQQLAEGHKIKTVLIAQAQAEKIKRIGEAEACSIEAVGKAEAEKMRLKAEAYQQYGEAAKTALVLEALPMIASKVAAPLAKTNEIVILSGESSRTTSEVNRLLAELPVSINALTGVDLSKIPLLQKMTSAHA; encoded by the exons ATGGGGAGCTGCTTAACTGTCGGGCCGAACGAAGCTCTGGTGGTCTCGG GTGGCTGTTGTGGCTCTGATACAAAGACCTACGCCGTGGGAGGCTGGGCTTGGGCGTGGTGTCTCATCTCGGACACCCAAAG GATGACCCTGGAGATCATGACTCTGCAGCCCCGATGTGAGGATGTGGAGACTGCAGAGGGGGTTGCCATCACTGTCACGGGGGTGGCTCAG GTGAAAGTGATGACCGAGCATGACTTACTGGCGGTAGCCTGTGAGCAGTTCCTGGGTAAATCAGTCATGGAGATTAAAGCTGTGGTCCTGCAGACTTTGGAAGGACATCTGCGCTCCATTCTAG GTACCTTGACTGTGGAGCAGATCTATCAGGACAGAGACCAGTTTGCCAAACTGGTGAGGGAGGTAGCGGCTCCAGACGTGGGCAGGATGGGGATCGAGATTCTCAGCTTCACCATTAAA GATGTGTATGACAAACTGGATTACCTGAGCTCTCTGGGAAAGACCCAGACTGCCGCCGTACAGAGGGACGCAGACATCGGCGTGGCCGAGGCAGAGAGGGATGCTGGGATACGG GAAGCAGAGTGTAAGAAAGAGATGATGTACGTCAAATTCCAAGCTGACACCAAGATGGCCGACTCCAAACGGGAACTGGAGCTGCAGAAAGCTTCTTTCAACCAGGAAGTCAACACTAAG AAAGCCGAGGCCCAGCTGGCTTACGAGCTGCAGGCAGCCAAGGAGCAGCAAAAGATCCGCCTGGAGGAGATCGAGATCCAAGTGgtgcagaggaagaaggagatcACCATCGGGGACAGGGAGGTCGATCGGACGGACAAGGAGCTCATCGCCACAGTCAAGAGGCCTGCTGAGGCAGAGGCCTACAAGATGCAGCAGCTGGCTGAGGGGCACAA GATAAAGACGGTGCTGATAGCCCAGGCTCAGGCAGAGAAGATCAAGAGGATTGGAGAGGCGGAGGCGTGCTCCATCGAAGCAGTGGGCAAGGCGGAGGCTGAAAAGATGAGGCTGAAGGCAGAGGCCTACCAGCAGTACGGAGAAGCAGCCAAGACAGCTCTGGTCCTCGAGGCCTTGCCCATG ATTGCTTCCAAGGTGGCGGCGCCATTAGCCAAGACCAACGAGATCGTCATCCTGAGTGGGGAGAGCAGCCGCACGACGAGCGAGGTCAACCGCCTGCTGGCTGAACTCCCCGTGTCTATCAATGCTCTTACCGGAGTGGATCTGTCAAAG ATCCCGTTGCTGCAGAAGATGACCAGCGCTCATGCCTAA
- the LOC119217777 gene encoding solute carrier family 35 member F2-like isoform X2 has product MAGDAPGDVSDESQGCGLVVRLRKFKPKEVFTWQLAKTLAMGQGLAGLICGTAISSQYLATSFHVNTPMLQSLFNYALLCVTYTPMLFCRTGDGHVLQILKRRWWKYLLLGLVDVEANYTVVKAYQYTTLTSVQLLDSFVIPVLMILSWWILKTRYGLVHYIAVCICLLGVGAMVGADLLAGRDQGSTSNILLGDGLVLLSASLYAVSNVCQEYTVKNLSRVEFLGMVGLFGTIISTAQMVILERNEVANLQWSWQVGLLFSAYGLCMYTLYSCMPIVVKMSSATAVNLSLLSADLFSLFCGIFLFQYNFSGLYLVSLVAILIGFITFNAVPTPRDLTEPTASSPSSICNEGYSDHPAAIRKDFPKGEVAVRITAEEEAHQGLGEMEDGLEEEQKQSGNTRASGRSQALGRGSSKQDGFAIRHSTKM; this is encoded by the exons ATGGCTGGTGATGCACCCGGGGACGTGAGTGACGAGAGCCAAGGATGTGGACTCGTGGTGAGGCTCAGGAAATTCAAGCCCAAGGAAGTTTTCACCTG gcagTTGGCCAAGACGTTGGCCATGGGTCAGGGTCTGGCTGGGCTCATCTGTGGGACGGCCATCTCCTCCCAGTACCTGGCTACGAGCTTCCATGTGAACACACCCATGCTACAGAGCCTCTTTAACTACGCCCTGCTGTGTGTCACCTACACCCCAATGCTGTTCTGCAGAACAG GGGATGGCCATGTATTACAGATACTGAAGAGGCGATGGTGGAAGTATCTTCTGCTCGGGCTGGTGGACGTGGAGGCCAACTACACCGTGGTTAAAGCCTACCAATACACCACCCTCACCAGCGTTCAG CTGCTGGACTCCTTTGTGATCCCGGTCCTGATGATCctgtcttggtggattctgaAGACAAGATACGGTCTGGTTCACTACATAGCTGTCTGCATCTGTCTCCTTGGGGTTGGGGCCATGGTGGGGGCCGACCTGCTGGCTGGAAGAGACCAAGGTTCCA CCTCAAACATCCTGCTTGGGGATGGCTTGGTGCTGCTCAGTGCTTCGCTGTACGCCGTATCCAATGTTTGTCAGGAATACACCGTGAAGAACCTCAGCAGGGTGGAGTTCCTGGGCATGGTCGGCCTGTTCGGCACCATCATCAGCACTGCGCAGAT GGTGATTCTGGAACGTAATGAAGTGGCCAACCTCCAGTGGAGCTGGCAGGTCG GGCTCCTGTTCTCTGCCTATGGGCTGTGCATGTACACTCTCTACAGCTGTATGCCCATCGTGGTGAAGATGAGCAGCGCCACCGCCGTAAACCTCTCCCTGCTCTCTGCTGACCTCTTCAGCCTTTTTTGCGGAATCTTCCTCTTCCAGTACAAT TTCTCTGGGCTCTACCTGGTATCGCTGGTGGCTATCCTTATTGGCTTCATCACCTTCAACGCCGTGCCAACACCCAGGGACCTCACAGAACCCactgcctcctctccctcctccatctgcaaTGAAGGTTACTCTGACCACCCAGCAGCCATCAGGAAAGACTTCCCCAAAGGGGAGGTGGCTGTGAGGATCACTGCTGAGGAAGAGGCGCACCAAGGcctgggagagatggaggacggGTTGGAAGAAGAGCAGAAACAGAGCGGAAACACAAGAGCTTCAGGGCGATCACAGGCTCTCGGAAGAGGGAGCAGCAAACAGGACGGTTTTGCTATTCGACACAGCACTAAAATGTGA
- the LOC119217777 gene encoding solute carrier family 35 member F2-like isoform X1, with protein MSGFHHQRNRSMAGDAPGDVSDESQGCGLVVRLRKFKPKEVFTWQLAKTLAMGQGLAGLICGTAISSQYLATSFHVNTPMLQSLFNYALLCVTYTPMLFCRTGDGHVLQILKRRWWKYLLLGLVDVEANYTVVKAYQYTTLTSVQLLDSFVIPVLMILSWWILKTRYGLVHYIAVCICLLGVGAMVGADLLAGRDQGSTSNILLGDGLVLLSASLYAVSNVCQEYTVKNLSRVEFLGMVGLFGTIISTAQMVILERNEVANLQWSWQVGLLFSAYGLCMYTLYSCMPIVVKMSSATAVNLSLLSADLFSLFCGIFLFQYNFSGLYLVSLVAILIGFITFNAVPTPRDLTEPTASSPSSICNEGYSDHPAAIRKDFPKGEVAVRITAEEEAHQGLGEMEDGLEEEQKQSGNTRASGRSQALGRGSSKQDGFAIRHSTKM; from the exons AGTGGATTCCACCATCAACGGAATCGCAGCATGGCTGGTGATGCACCCGGGGACGTGAGTGACGAGAGCCAAGGATGTGGACTCGTGGTGAGGCTCAGGAAATTCAAGCCCAAGGAAGTTTTCACCTG gcagTTGGCCAAGACGTTGGCCATGGGTCAGGGTCTGGCTGGGCTCATCTGTGGGACGGCCATCTCCTCCCAGTACCTGGCTACGAGCTTCCATGTGAACACACCCATGCTACAGAGCCTCTTTAACTACGCCCTGCTGTGTGTCACCTACACCCCAATGCTGTTCTGCAGAACAG GGGATGGCCATGTATTACAGATACTGAAGAGGCGATGGTGGAAGTATCTTCTGCTCGGGCTGGTGGACGTGGAGGCCAACTACACCGTGGTTAAAGCCTACCAATACACCACCCTCACCAGCGTTCAG CTGCTGGACTCCTTTGTGATCCCGGTCCTGATGATCctgtcttggtggattctgaAGACAAGATACGGTCTGGTTCACTACATAGCTGTCTGCATCTGTCTCCTTGGGGTTGGGGCCATGGTGGGGGCCGACCTGCTGGCTGGAAGAGACCAAGGTTCCA CCTCAAACATCCTGCTTGGGGATGGCTTGGTGCTGCTCAGTGCTTCGCTGTACGCCGTATCCAATGTTTGTCAGGAATACACCGTGAAGAACCTCAGCAGGGTGGAGTTCCTGGGCATGGTCGGCCTGTTCGGCACCATCATCAGCACTGCGCAGAT GGTGATTCTGGAACGTAATGAAGTGGCCAACCTCCAGTGGAGCTGGCAGGTCG GGCTCCTGTTCTCTGCCTATGGGCTGTGCATGTACACTCTCTACAGCTGTATGCCCATCGTGGTGAAGATGAGCAGCGCCACCGCCGTAAACCTCTCCCTGCTCTCTGCTGACCTCTTCAGCCTTTTTTGCGGAATCTTCCTCTTCCAGTACAAT TTCTCTGGGCTCTACCTGGTATCGCTGGTGGCTATCCTTATTGGCTTCATCACCTTCAACGCCGTGCCAACACCCAGGGACCTCACAGAACCCactgcctcctctccctcctccatctgcaaTGAAGGTTACTCTGACCACCCAGCAGCCATCAGGAAAGACTTCCCCAAAGGGGAGGTGGCTGTGAGGATCACTGCTGAGGAAGAGGCGCACCAAGGcctgggagagatggaggacggGTTGGAAGAAGAGCAGAAACAGAGCGGAAACACAAGAGCTTCAGGGCGATCACAGGCTCTCGGAAGAGGGAGCAGCAAACAGGACGGTTTTGCTATTCGACACAGCACTAAAATGTGA
- the LOC119217777 gene encoding solute carrier family 35 member F2-like isoform X3, which yields MSGFHHQRNRSMAGDAPGDVSDESQGCGLVVRLRKFKPKEVFTWQLAKTLAMGQGLAGLICGTAISSQYLATSFHVNTPMLQSLFNYALLCVTYTPMLFCRTGDGHVLQILKRRWWKYLLLGLVDVEANYTVVKAYQYTTLTSVQLLDSFVIPVLMILSWWILKTRYGLVHYIAVCICLLGVGAMVGADLLAGRDQGSTSNILLGDGLVLLSASLYAVSNVCQEYTVKNLSRVEFLGMVGLFGTIISTAQMVILERNEVANLQWSWQVGLLFSAYGLCMYTLYSCMPIVVKMSSATAVNLSLLSADLFSLFCGIFLFQYNVSRYTRMHTDAHRRTQRALKVVQNECTFPSRLSDRC from the exons AGTGGATTCCACCATCAACGGAATCGCAGCATGGCTGGTGATGCACCCGGGGACGTGAGTGACGAGAGCCAAGGATGTGGACTCGTGGTGAGGCTCAGGAAATTCAAGCCCAAGGAAGTTTTCACCTG gcagTTGGCCAAGACGTTGGCCATGGGTCAGGGTCTGGCTGGGCTCATCTGTGGGACGGCCATCTCCTCCCAGTACCTGGCTACGAGCTTCCATGTGAACACACCCATGCTACAGAGCCTCTTTAACTACGCCCTGCTGTGTGTCACCTACACCCCAATGCTGTTCTGCAGAACAG GGGATGGCCATGTATTACAGATACTGAAGAGGCGATGGTGGAAGTATCTTCTGCTCGGGCTGGTGGACGTGGAGGCCAACTACACCGTGGTTAAAGCCTACCAATACACCACCCTCACCAGCGTTCAG CTGCTGGACTCCTTTGTGATCCCGGTCCTGATGATCctgtcttggtggattctgaAGACAAGATACGGTCTGGTTCACTACATAGCTGTCTGCATCTGTCTCCTTGGGGTTGGGGCCATGGTGGGGGCCGACCTGCTGGCTGGAAGAGACCAAGGTTCCA CCTCAAACATCCTGCTTGGGGATGGCTTGGTGCTGCTCAGTGCTTCGCTGTACGCCGTATCCAATGTTTGTCAGGAATACACCGTGAAGAACCTCAGCAGGGTGGAGTTCCTGGGCATGGTCGGCCTGTTCGGCACCATCATCAGCACTGCGCAGAT GGTGATTCTGGAACGTAATGAAGTGGCCAACCTCCAGTGGAGCTGGCAGGTCG GGCTCCTGTTCTCTGCCTATGGGCTGTGCATGTACACTCTCTACAGCTGTATGCCCATCGTGGTGAAGATGAGCAGCGCCACCGCCGTAAACCTCTCCCTGCTCTCTGCTGACCTCTTCAGCCTTTTTTGCGGAATCTTCCTCTTCCAGTACAATGTGAGCCGATatacacgcatgcacacagacgcacacagacgcacacaaaggGCGCTGAAGGTAGTCCAAAACGAATGCACTTTTCCCTCCCGTTTGAGTGACAGATGCTGA